The Gammaproteobacteria bacterium genome contains a region encoding:
- the flhB gene encoding Flagellar biosynthetic protein FlhB produces MAEDSDEERTEDATPRRLEEARKRGQIPRSRELNTLVVTLTGAIGLLVYHGQFVASLADAMRRGFTLTREQAHDPLWLGRMFSELSLTALRDFAPLLILLLIAALVAPMALGGWSFSTESMGFKFERVNPIAGIKRLFSWQGLAELGKSIAKLLLISWVGIWLLRRHAPELLVLGQGDLVTGLGRLGEVLTWGFLFLAAVLILVAAADAPFQLWEYHHGLKMTRQEIRDESKESEGRPEVKGRIRQMQREMSKQRMMAEVPKADVVITNPTHYAVALLYDGTKMGAPQVVAMGVDFLATRIREVATQAGVPLIAAPALARALYHNSELNKEVPAGLYQAVAQVLAFVYQIRKTGGAPKPNAFDNLPIPEELRH; encoded by the coding sequence ATGGCGGAGGATAGCGACGAAGAACGCACCGAAGATGCGACCCCGCGACGCCTAGAGGAGGCTCGTAAACGCGGTCAAATTCCTCGCTCTCGGGAACTTAATACCCTGGTAGTGACCTTGACCGGAGCCATTGGTTTACTCGTCTATCACGGGCAGTTCGTCGCTTCCCTGGCTGATGCGATGCGTCGAGGATTCACCCTAACCCGGGAACAGGCGCATGACCCTCTTTGGTTGGGACGTATGTTTAGCGAGCTTTCGCTAACCGCTCTACGGGACTTTGCGCCGTTACTCATCCTGCTCTTGATTGCGGCCTTGGTTGCTCCGATGGCCTTGGGGGGCTGGTCGTTTAGTACCGAGTCGATGGGGTTCAAATTTGAGCGAGTTAATCCCATCGCAGGGATCAAACGTCTTTTCAGCTGGCAGGGGCTGGCCGAGTTGGGAAAGTCCATAGCTAAGTTGCTGCTGATTTCTTGGGTAGGAATTTGGTTATTGCGCCGTCATGCCCCGGAGTTGCTCGTGTTGGGGCAGGGGGACCTGGTGACGGGGCTCGGACGACTTGGGGAGGTGCTTACTTGGGGGTTTCTATTTTTAGCGGCAGTGCTGATCCTCGTTGCCGCTGCGGATGCCCCCTTCCAGCTTTGGGAATACCATCACGGACTCAAGATGACTCGTCAGGAGATTCGCGACGAATCCAAGGAGAGTGAAGGTCGGCCTGAGGTCAAGGGGCGTATCCGCCAGATGCAACGGGAGATGTCGAAGCAACGCATGATGGCGGAGGTGCCCAAGGCGGATGTTGTCATTACCAATCCGACGCACTACGCGGTTGCCTTGCTCTACGACGGCACCAAGATGGGGGCGCCGCAGGTAGTGGCGATGGGAGTGGATTTTTTGGCGACTCGCATTCGTGAGGTTGCTACTCAGGCAGGGGTACCCCTAATTGCGGCCCCCGCCCTGGCGCGTGCGCTCTACCACAATTCTGAGTTGAACAAGGAGGTTCCCGCCGGTCTTTACCAAGCAGTGGCGCAAGTCCTCGCCTTTGTCTACCAAATTCGCAAGACCGGTGGTGCACCGAAACCCAATGCCTTTGACAATCTCCCTATCCCAGAGGAGTTGCGGCATTGA
- a CDS encoding hypothetical protein (Evidence 5 : Unknown function), whose amino-acid sequence MFVNVVVHVSKKQKTMDRIIMAVGILIPINLAFAVFTRAALAFNIFP is encoded by the coding sequence ATGTTTGTCAATGTGGTTGTCCATGTATCGAAAAAACAAAAAACGATGGATAGAATAATAATGGCGGTGGGAATATTAATACCGATCAATCTCGCCTTTGCGGTATTTACCCGTGCGGCGCTGGCGTTCAATATTTTTCCGTAA